From a region of the Micropterus dolomieu isolate WLL.071019.BEF.003 ecotype Adirondacks linkage group LG21, ASM2129224v1, whole genome shotgun sequence genome:
- the rpl35 gene encoding 60S ribosomal protein L35: MAKIKARDLRGKKKEELLKQLDDLKNELSQLRVAKVTGGAASKLSKIRVVRKSIARVLTVINQTQKENLRKFYKGKKYKPLDLRPKKTRALRRRLNKHEESLRTKKQQRKDLLYSIRKFAVKA, translated from the exons ATG gccaagatcaaggcaaGAGATCTGCGGGGCAAGAAGAAGGAAGAGCTCCTCAAGCAGTTGGACGACCTGAAAAATGAACTGTCCCAGCTCCGTGTGGCCAAAGTTACCGGTGGAGCTGCTTCCAAGCTCTCCAAGAT CCGTGTTGTCCGCAAATCCATCGCCAGAGTCCTGACTGTAATCAACCAGACACAGAAGGAGAACCTGAGGAAGTTCTACAAG GGTAAGAAGTACAAGCCCCTGGATCTGAGACCCAAGAAGACCAGAGCTCTGCGCCGCCGACTCAACAAGCATGAAGAGAGTCTGCGGACCaaaaaacagcagaggaaagaCCTCCTCTACTCCATTCGCAAATTTGCAGTCAAAGCTTAG